In one Hymenobacter sp. DG25B genomic region, the following are encoded:
- a CDS encoding BatD family protein: protein MISGFRWLCLSFALLLPLVVGAQPTTPPATAPPATAVPAPAASATPSGTATLVLGPAAFPINEYFTISFKLAGAPLERYSAFPDIEGFKKSGKSSTTTTRIINGQTTTELTISQRYAAFKEGEFVLNPFSLTINGQAVRSAGATLKVLAQQAASAPPPGGVAPGIGLLDQLFGKPKPQDFVEPRDNAFLAVAPDKTSVYVGEGVHVGLYFYLTPADQGLLNFYNFSSQLPGILRQLRQPTVWEEPFDEQEVLPEATVVGGKPYLRYRLYEAQYYPLTPRALQLPAVALQMVKYRVAKKPEPGLDNRMEGLKTFFSLPRTVAVKPLPPHPRRDEAVVGSYRLLESIDRTNFRTGQAFTYTLRIEGEGNLTAIQAPAPAPRPGLEIYGPEVQQETTRSGGRVGGRKTFRYRLIARQPGPVPLDSLFSILTFDPVAARYATLRPELRVVVKGAPRPLRTLSARTTDPYYESRLFTYDNTLRPLHTPDFVRRYANLLLVGLFLLAVVGWWRGQR from the coding sequence ATGATATCCGGGTTTCGTTGGTTGTGCTTGAGTTTTGCCTTGCTGCTGCCGCTGGTGGTGGGGGCGCAGCCTACTACGCCGCCTGCCACGGCTCCTCCCGCTACGGCGGTTCCTGCCCCAGCCGCATCAGCCACCCCAAGCGGCACCGCCACCCTTGTGCTGGGCCCGGCCGCCTTTCCCATAAATGAGTATTTCACCATCAGCTTTAAGCTGGCGGGGGCACCACTGGAGCGGTATTCTGCTTTCCCGGATATCGAAGGCTTCAAGAAAAGCGGGAAGTCCAGCACCACTACCACGCGCATCATCAATGGCCAAACCACCACGGAGCTGACCATTAGCCAGCGCTACGCGGCTTTTAAAGAGGGCGAGTTTGTGCTGAATCCCTTTTCGCTCACCATCAATGGGCAGGCGGTTCGCTCGGCGGGCGCCACGCTGAAAGTGCTGGCCCAGCAGGCGGCCTCCGCGCCCCCGCCCGGCGGCGTGGCCCCCGGCATCGGTCTGCTGGATCAGCTCTTCGGCAAGCCCAAGCCCCAGGACTTTGTGGAGCCGCGCGACAATGCCTTCCTGGCCGTGGCCCCCGATAAAACCAGCGTGTATGTGGGCGAGGGCGTGCACGTGGGCCTCTATTTCTACCTGACCCCCGCCGACCAGGGCCTGCTCAACTTTTATAATTTCTCCAGCCAGCTACCCGGCATTTTGCGCCAGCTGCGCCAGCCCACCGTGTGGGAAGAGCCCTTTGATGAGCAGGAGGTGCTGCCCGAAGCCACCGTAGTAGGCGGCAAGCCCTATCTGCGCTACCGCCTCTACGAGGCCCAGTATTACCCCCTTACGCCCCGCGCCCTGCAGCTGCCCGCCGTGGCCCTGCAAATGGTAAAGTATAGGGTGGCCAAAAAGCCCGAGCCCGGCCTGGATAACCGGATGGAAGGGCTCAAAACGTTTTTCTCCCTGCCGCGTACCGTGGCCGTGAAGCCCCTGCCGCCGCACCCCCGCCGCGACGAAGCCGTGGTGGGTTCCTACCGGCTCTTGGAGTCTATTGATCGGACCAACTTCCGCACGGGCCAGGCCTTCACTTATACCCTGCGGATAGAAGGTGAAGGCAACCTGACGGCCATTCAGGCCCCGGCGCCGGCGCCCCGCCCCGGGCTGGAAATATATGGCCCCGAGGTGCAGCAGGAAACTACCCGCTCGGGCGGCCGCGTGGGTGGCCGCAAAACGTTCCGCTACCGCCTCATAGCCCGCCAGCCCGGCCCCGTGCCGCTGGATAGCCTGTTTTCTATTCTGACTTTTGACCCGGTGGCCGCGCGCTATGCTACGCTGCGCCCCGAGCTGCGCGTAGTGGTAAAAGGGGCGCCGCGCCCGTTGCGCACCCTCAGTGCCCGCACCACCGACCCTTACTATGAGTCGCGGCTGTTTACTTATGATAATACGCTGCGGCCCCTGCACACCCCCGACTTTGTGCGCCGCTACGCCAACCTGTTGCTGGTTGGCCTGTTCCTGCTGGCGGTAGTAGGCTGGTGGCGCGGACAGAGGTGA
- a CDS encoding DUF4386 domain-containing protein yields the protein MFIRGKIIVSGDAAATAHNLIASEGLWRAGIAGDLLMHLLDILVMLVFYLLLRTVNKKLALMALLFNLIQTAVLVANKITLLVPLFFLGNAAYLKAFSPQQLQALAYTSIKAHDYGFGIGLIFFGFTCLLNGYLIRNSGFLPRFIGSLMQIAGACYLINSVALILDPSLASRLFPFILLPPFVAELIFSLWLLIKGIDIAKWQEKASRW from the coding sequence ATGTTCATCCGGGGTAAAATCATCGTTTCCGGTGATGCGGCGGCTACGGCCCACAATCTTATAGCATCTGAGGGGTTATGGCGCGCTGGCATTGCCGGCGACCTGCTGATGCACCTGTTAGACATCCTAGTGATGCTGGTGTTTTACCTGCTGCTGCGAACGGTAAATAAAAAGCTGGCCTTAATGGCGCTGCTCTTCAACCTGATTCAGACCGCCGTGTTGGTCGCCAATAAAATCACCCTGCTGGTCCCGTTATTTTTCCTGGGCAACGCGGCTTATCTAAAGGCGTTCAGCCCGCAGCAATTGCAGGCGCTGGCCTACACCTCCATCAAAGCCCATGATTACGGCTTTGGTATTGGCCTGATTTTTTTCGGGTTTACGTGCCTGCTGAATGGGTACCTGATTCGCAATTCCGGCTTTCTTCCACGGTTCATCGGCAGTCTGATGCAGATAGCCGGCGCATGTTATTTAATAAATAGCGTTGCGCTGATTTTGGACCCTTCTCTCGCCTCCCGGCTATTTCCCTTCATCCTGCTGCCGCCCTTCGTGGCCGAACTCATCTTTTCCCTGTGGCTCCTAATTAAAGGGATAGACATAGCGAAGTGGCAGGAAAAAGCCAGCCGCTGGTAG
- a CDS encoding ferritin-like domain-containing protein codes for MNLFHILSELEKVEPETMAKLNSRRDIFSSLASMGKKAALAAAPIAIGSAFNKAMAGTKDVFDVFNYALLLEYLEEDFYAQALNKSGLIPAGAATGAIQLIKKHESAHVALLKGALGAKANPRPKGFDFGPAFDTYANFLAYAQSLEDTGVRAYKGKAGEIKDAGNPNDYLTVALQIHSVEARHASHIRAMRRASGVMQANWITNAEANGAVAAVYGPGKPATTFPSEANVMQGGVDLTTLGYTKEQVSEAFDEGLDQETVVSIAGPFIQS; via the coding sequence ATGAATCTTTTTCATATCCTATCTGAACTGGAGAAAGTAGAGCCTGAAACGATGGCGAAGCTGAACTCGCGTCGCGACATCTTCTCCTCCCTGGCCTCTATGGGCAAGAAAGCCGCTCTGGCTGCTGCCCCTATTGCCATTGGCTCGGCCTTCAACAAGGCCATGGCCGGCACCAAAGACGTGTTTGACGTTTTTAACTATGCCCTGTTGCTGGAATATCTGGAAGAAGACTTCTATGCCCAGGCTCTGAACAAAAGCGGCCTGATTCCCGCCGGCGCGGCCACTGGTGCCATTCAGCTGATTAAAAAGCACGAATCTGCCCACGTAGCGCTGCTGAAAGGTGCGCTGGGTGCTAAGGCCAACCCCCGGCCAAAAGGCTTCGACTTCGGTCCTGCTTTCGATACCTATGCCAACTTCCTGGCCTATGCCCAGTCTTTGGAAGACACCGGCGTACGGGCCTATAAAGGCAAAGCCGGCGAAATTAAGGATGCCGGTAACCCGAACGACTACCTCACCGTGGCCCTGCAGATTCACTCGGTAGAAGCCCGTCACGCCTCGCACATTCGTGCTATGCGCCGTGCCAGTGGCGTAATGCAGGCCAACTGGATTACCAATGCCGAAGCCAACGGCGCCGTGGCCGCCGTATATGGCCCCGGAAAACCAGCTACTACTTTCCCTTCTGAGGCCAACGTAATGCAGGGCGGCGTAGACCTGACCACTTTGGGCTATACCAAAGAGCAGGTAAGCGAAGCCTTCGATGAAGGCCTGGATCAGGAAACGGTAGTAAGCATTGCCGGACCCTTCATTCAGTCATAA
- a CDS encoding ferritin-like domain-containing protein gives MSKVLHSGEEEAGFAAPLTAPIQRRSFMMYSGAAVGIAALALSGCDDDEDNNMTPADGTVDLGTGDIGVLNYAYALEQLEAAFYAQVIASPYDSISADETKFMTAIAKHEAIHRDFFKAALGSKAIKGLTPDFSKIDFKSRTSVLTYAKTFEDLGVAAYNGAGKLIKDNTYLLLAGKIVSVEARHAAYIRDLINNGDFASDDIVDPATGLDKAMEVADVLKAAQPFIKETISGSNVGK, from the coding sequence ATGTCAAAAGTACTCCATTCCGGTGAGGAGGAAGCAGGTTTTGCCGCTCCCCTGACCGCCCCGATTCAACGCCGCTCCTTCATGATGTACAGTGGTGCCGCCGTTGGTATTGCAGCGCTGGCTTTATCGGGCTGTGATGATGATGAAGATAACAACATGACTCCAGCCGACGGCACGGTTGACCTGGGCACGGGTGATATCGGCGTATTAAACTACGCTTATGCTCTGGAGCAGCTCGAAGCTGCTTTCTACGCCCAGGTAATTGCCAGCCCCTACGACAGCATCAGTGCGGACGAAACCAAGTTCATGACGGCCATTGCCAAGCATGAGGCCATTCACCGCGACTTTTTCAAAGCGGCGCTCGGCAGCAAAGCCATTAAGGGCCTGACCCCCGATTTCAGCAAGATTGATTTTAAGAGCCGCACTTCGGTGCTCACCTATGCCAAGACCTTCGAGGACCTGGGTGTAGCGGCCTACAACGGCGCCGGCAAGCTCATCAAGGACAATACCTACCTGCTGCTGGCCGGTAAAATTGTATCGGTAGAAGCCCGCCACGCAGCTTATATCCGTGACCTGATCAATAACGGGGACTTCGCCTCTGATGATATCGTGGATCCGGCTACGGGTCTCGACAAAGCCATGGAAGTGGCGGATGTGCTGAAGGCTGCTCAGCCCTTCATCAAAGAAACCATCAGCGGAAGCAACGTAGGTAAATAA
- the queG gene encoding tRNA epoxyqueuosine(34) reductase QueG, producing MLPTAHYTAFIKRRAAELGFMYCGISKAEFLEEEAPRLENWLNRQMNGQMGYMANHFDKRLDPRLLVEGAKSVISLLLNYYPAQEDQQPDDTLKISKYAYGRDYHFVIKDKLKTLLQDMQEEIGEVGGRVFVDSAPVMDKVWAKKSGLGWVGKNSNLITPGIGSFYFIAELIVDVALDYDGPIKDYCGTCTKCMDACPTQAITEPYVVDGSKCISYFTIELKDQIPREVEGKLGNWVFGCDICQDVCPWNRFAKPHQEPQFNPHPGLKDLRTTDWQEITHELFSELFRQSAVKRTGYAGLTRTIRFVTGEENNAAETAG from the coding sequence ATGCTGCCTACCGCCCATTATACTGCTTTCATTAAACGCCGGGCGGCGGAGCTGGGCTTTATGTACTGCGGTATCTCCAAGGCTGAATTTCTGGAAGAAGAAGCGCCGCGCCTGGAGAACTGGCTGAACCGCCAGATGAACGGCCAGATGGGCTACATGGCCAACCACTTTGATAAGCGCCTGGACCCGCGCCTGCTCGTAGAAGGGGCGAAATCCGTCATTTCCCTACTGCTGAACTACTATCCCGCCCAGGAAGACCAGCAGCCCGACGATACCCTCAAAATCAGCAAATACGCCTACGGCCGCGACTATCACTTCGTCATCAAAGACAAGCTGAAAACGCTGCTGCAGGATATGCAGGAGGAAATAGGGGAGGTAGGCGGCCGCGTGTTCGTAGACTCGGCCCCCGTAATGGATAAAGTGTGGGCCAAAAAGAGCGGGCTGGGCTGGGTAGGCAAAAACTCCAACCTCATTACGCCCGGCATCGGCTCCTTCTACTTCATTGCCGAGCTGATTGTGGACGTGGCGCTGGATTACGACGGGCCCATAAAAGACTACTGCGGCACCTGCACCAAGTGCATGGATGCCTGCCCCACGCAGGCCATTACGGAGCCTTACGTGGTAGACGGCAGTAAATGCATCAGCTATTTCACCATTGAGCTGAAGGACCAGATACCGCGGGAAGTGGAAGGCAAGTTGGGAAACTGGGTGTTTGGCTGCGACATCTGCCAGGATGTGTGCCCCTGGAACCGCTTTGCCAAACCCCACCAGGAGCCCCAGTTCAACCCGCACCCGGGGCTAAAGGACCTCCGCACCACCGACTGGCAGGAAATAACGCACGAGTTATTCTCGGAGCTATTCCGGCAGTCGGCGGTGAAACGGACGGGCTATGCGGGCCTTACCCGTACTATTCGGTTTGTAACGGGGGAAGAAAATAACGCGGCCGAAACCGCCGGGTAA
- a CDS encoding GNAT family N-acetyltransferase has protein sequence MNKQAYTIRNATPHEFAEIGQLLVEVYAQLEGFPQPAEQPDYYAFLANIGDITQKPGAVLFVAQAEGEKRIAGTVVYVGDMRYYSPLGIAAGEQDGAGCRLLAVAPWAQGQGVGRQLTEECISQAKKQQKAQLILHSTQAMQVAWKMYEAMGFKRAEELDFLQGNLPVFGFRLPLA, from the coding sequence ATGAACAAACAAGCCTATACTATCCGGAATGCCACACCCCATGAGTTTGCGGAGATAGGGCAGTTATTGGTAGAGGTGTACGCACAGCTGGAGGGCTTCCCGCAGCCAGCGGAGCAACCTGACTATTATGCTTTTCTGGCCAATATTGGCGACATCACGCAGAAGCCCGGTGCTGTGTTGTTCGTCGCCCAAGCGGAAGGAGAGAAGCGCATTGCTGGAACGGTGGTGTACGTAGGCGATATGCGTTACTACAGTCCGCTGGGCATTGCGGCCGGGGAGCAGGATGGCGCTGGTTGTCGGCTGCTGGCCGTGGCGCCCTGGGCCCAGGGGCAAGGCGTGGGCCGCCAGCTGACGGAAGAATGTATCAGTCAGGCCAAAAAGCAGCAAAAAGCCCAACTGATTTTACATAGCACCCAGGCTATGCAAGTGGCCTGGAAAATGTACGAGGCCATGGGCTTCAAAAGGGCCGAAGAGCTGGACTTCCTACAAGGAAATCTGCCGGTTTTCGGATTCCGGTTGCCGCTGGCCTGA
- a CDS encoding YdcF family protein, with translation MNLHRTIKAILSILFLWIVLHIIYSTVDGLSDSGKSADVAVILGSKVNEDGSLSLRLLQRLRCGLQLYQSGRVKSLIVSGGLGKEGFYEGDKMKAYLLKSGVPSERIFVDNKGDNTIATVENTLRLNDSLHYKSLLIVSQYFHITRTKMLFKKRGFQNVYGVSPKYFELRDIYSILREFAAYYAE, from the coding sequence ATGAATCTGCACCGAACTATAAAAGCCATCCTTTCAATTTTATTCCTGTGGATAGTACTTCATATAATTTACTCGACAGTTGATGGCTTATCTGACTCAGGAAAATCTGCTGATGTAGCGGTGATATTAGGCAGCAAGGTGAATGAAGATGGCTCCCTTTCTCTAAGACTACTCCAAAGGCTAAGATGCGGATTGCAGCTCTACCAAAGCGGAAGAGTCAAAAGCTTAATAGTTAGTGGAGGCCTTGGCAAAGAAGGGTTTTATGAAGGAGATAAAATGAAAGCATATTTATTGAAATCTGGTGTGCCGAGCGAAAGGATATTCGTTGATAATAAAGGTGATAACACAATTGCGACAGTAGAGAATACGCTCAGGCTAAATGATAGTCTTCATTACAAAAGCTTGCTTATCGTTTCTCAGTACTTCCATATTACCAGAACTAAGATGCTTTTTAAGAAGCGTGGTTTTCAGAATGTATATGGGGTAAGCCCTAAGTATTTTGAATTAAGGGATATCTATTCCATTCTTAGAGAATTTGCCGCTTATTATGCTGAATAA
- a CDS encoding CHRD domain-containing protein has translation MKTSLYGFGLLLALAATTPACDDDEDTKLNNNTTVQVQATLTGAQEVPATPSAATGSLTGTYDKNTRLLTYTVTYQGITPTAGHIHQAAPGASGPIMVPFDDVSASPITGSATLSAENGAKLLAGETYANLHTPAYPSGEIRGNITAE, from the coding sequence ATGAAAACTTCCTTGTATGGATTTGGCTTGCTACTGGCCCTAGCGGCTACTACACCCGCCTGCGACGATGATGAAGATACCAAGTTGAATAATAACACCACCGTGCAGGTGCAAGCCACCCTAACCGGAGCTCAGGAGGTGCCCGCCACGCCTTCTGCTGCCACCGGAAGCCTCACGGGCACTTACGATAAGAACACGCGCCTGCTCACCTACACAGTTACGTATCAGGGAATCACCCCCACGGCCGGGCATATTCACCAGGCCGCTCCGGGGGCAAGCGGGCCCATTATGGTTCCTTTTGACGATGTAAGCGCCTCCCCCATTACCGGCTCCGCTACCCTTTCAGCAGAAAATGGCGCCAAGCTGCTGGCAGGCGAAACCTATGCTAACCTGCATACGCCTGCTTACCCGAGCGGTGAAATCAGAGGCAACATCACCGCGGAATAA
- the aroC gene encoding chorismate synthase — protein sequence MNTYGRLFRITTFGESHGPGIGVILDGCPAGLAVSTDEIQAALDRRRPGQSDLTTPRKEADQVEVLSGLFGGYTTGTPISLLIRNQDQASHDYSHIEHAYRPSHADYTYDQKYGRRDYRGGGRSSARETAARVAAGAIAAAFLRQHGIVAQSYVSQVGAVQVPVGHEQLDLGLIDSNLVRCPHPETAERMAELIRQTRDRHDTVGGVVTGVVHGVPAGLGEPVFDKLHAELGKAMLSINAVKAFEYGSGFAGTLLFGSEHNDQFYTDEAGAVRTRTNHSGGIQGGISNGQEIYFRVAFKPVATILQPQATINDQGEEITLAGRGRHDPCVLPRAVPIVDAMTNLVLADMLLRARANRV from the coding sequence ATGAACACCTACGGACGCCTGTTTCGCATTACCACCTTCGGCGAATCGCACGGGCCCGGCATTGGCGTTATCCTGGATGGTTGCCCGGCGGGGCTGGCCGTGAGCACCGATGAAATCCAGGCCGCCCTGGACCGTCGTCGCCCTGGCCAGAGTGACCTGACCACGCCCCGCAAAGAGGCTGACCAGGTAGAGGTGCTGTCCGGCCTGTTTGGCGGCTACACCACCGGCACGCCCATCAGCCTGCTCATCCGCAACCAGGACCAGGCCAGCCACGACTACTCCCACATTGAGCACGCCTACCGCCCCTCGCACGCCGACTATACCTACGATCAGAAATACGGCCGCCGCGACTACCGGGGTGGGGGCCGCAGCTCAGCCCGTGAAACTGCCGCACGCGTGGCTGCCGGAGCCATTGCCGCCGCTTTCCTGCGCCAGCACGGCATTGTGGCCCAAAGTTATGTATCACAAGTAGGGGCCGTGCAGGTGCCGGTAGGGCACGAGCAGCTGGACCTGGGGCTTATTGACAGCAACCTGGTGCGCTGCCCCCACCCGGAAACCGCTGAGCGCATGGCTGAGCTCATCCGTCAAACCCGCGACCGGCACGACACTGTAGGTGGCGTAGTAACCGGCGTGGTACACGGCGTGCCCGCCGGCCTGGGCGAGCCGGTGTTTGATAAGCTGCACGCCGAGCTGGGCAAAGCTATGCTGAGCATCAACGCCGTAAAGGCTTTTGAATACGGCTCCGGCTTTGCCGGTACGCTGCTGTTCGGCTCGGAGCACAACGACCAGTTTTACACCGATGAGGCCGGCGCTGTGCGTACCCGCACCAACCACAGCGGCGGCATTCAGGGCGGCATCAGCAACGGGCAGGAAATTTATTTCCGGGTAGCGTTTAAGCCCGTGGCCACCATTCTGCAGCCCCAGGCCACTATTAACGATCAGGGCGAGGAAATTACCCTGGCCGGCCGGGGTCGCCACGACCCCTGCGTGCTGCCGCGCGCCGTACCCATTGTAGATGCCATGACCAATTTAGTGCTGGCCGATATGCTGTTGCGGGCCCGCGCTAACCGGGTATAA
- a CDS encoding NifU family protein, translated as MNTTSPTAPVSIYAEASPNPESMKFVLNATLVSEGVSVDYPNVEAAANSPLAQELFNFDYVGRVFIAQNFVTITKTSEHQWTQLIPELRTFLKSYVEAGGPIFTVDPTAEHKAAQTAAAGDSSEQDQQISQKVIDLLENYVRPAVEQDGGNITFRSYKEGVVTVNLQGSCSGCPSATVTLKSGIENLLKRMVPEVTEVVAEGITAH; from the coding sequence ATGAATACTACTTCCCCCACTGCGCCGGTTTCCATCTACGCCGAAGCCTCGCCCAACCCGGAGTCCATGAAGTTTGTGCTTAACGCCACGCTGGTAAGCGAAGGTGTAAGCGTAGACTATCCTAACGTAGAAGCCGCCGCCAATTCGCCGCTGGCCCAGGAGCTGTTTAACTTTGATTACGTGGGCCGCGTGTTTATCGCGCAGAACTTCGTAACCATCACCAAAACCTCCGAGCACCAGTGGACGCAGCTTATTCCCGAGCTGCGCACCTTCCTGAAATCGTACGTAGAGGCCGGTGGCCCCATCTTCACCGTAGACCCCACCGCTGAGCACAAAGCGGCCCAGACGGCCGCTGCCGGCGACTCTTCGGAGCAGGACCAGCAAATCAGCCAAAAAGTAATTGACCTGCTGGAAAACTACGTGCGCCCCGCCGTGGAGCAGGATGGTGGCAACATTACCTTCCGCAGCTATAAAGAAGGTGTGGTAACCGTAAACCTGCAGGGTTCCTGCTCCGGCTGCCCCTCCGCTACCGTTACGCTGAAATCAGGCATTGAAAACCTATTGAAGCGCATGGTACCCGAAGTAACCGAGGTGGTAGCCGAAGGCATTACGGCTCACTAA
- a CDS encoding ferritin-like domain-containing protein, which yields MNILQLLAELAEANPAVYEQASQRRAILGRLGSMGAKVAATSLPLAAGSLLFATPAQARSTPLDVLQFALVLEHLENDFYRTALGLLAKADGTKVPAGFIPADVRPDFVTIQEHEQQHVDFLTKAITSSGGVPAAKPTFDYTGSHNGSQSALFPDVFTNLDTFLAVAQFLEDAGVRAYKGQVTALQSDNGILEAGVRIHSVEARHASHIRTLRRQRQAAGAPDAIRSCVGPGASGSPLPGKTDLAYAGEDQLTQPISNLSKVTFSELTTLAPVFGTDSARLQRAVQEAFDEPVTTEQASAIVAIFTY from the coding sequence ATGAATATTCTTCAACTTCTGGCCGAGCTGGCCGAGGCGAACCCCGCAGTATACGAGCAGGCCAGTCAGCGCCGTGCTATTCTGGGCCGCCTGGGCTCTATGGGCGCCAAAGTGGCGGCTACCAGCCTGCCGCTGGCCGCCGGCAGCCTGCTGTTTGCTACGCCGGCGCAGGCCCGCAGCACTCCTTTGGATGTGCTGCAGTTTGCCCTGGTGCTGGAACACCTGGAAAACGACTTTTACCGCACCGCACTGGGCTTGCTGGCCAAGGCTGATGGCACTAAAGTACCGGCCGGCTTTATCCCGGCCGATGTGCGCCCCGATTTCGTGACCATTCAGGAGCACGAGCAGCAGCACGTAGATTTCCTGACCAAGGCCATTACCAGCTCCGGTGGTGTGCCCGCTGCCAAGCCCACCTTTGATTATACCGGCAGCCACAACGGCTCACAGTCGGCGCTGTTCCCGGATGTATTTACCAACCTGGATACCTTTCTGGCAGTAGCGCAGTTTCTGGAAGATGCCGGCGTGCGCGCCTACAAAGGCCAGGTAACCGCCCTGCAGAGTGATAATGGTATACTGGAAGCCGGCGTGCGCATTCACTCCGTGGAAGCCCGCCACGCCTCGCACATTCGCACGCTGCGGCGCCAGCGCCAGGCGGCCGGCGCCCCCGATGCTATTCGCAGCTGCGTAGGCCCCGGCGCCAGCGGCAGCCCCCTGCCCGGCAAAACCGACCTGGCCTATGCCGGCGAAGACCAGCTGACTCAGCCCATTTCCAACTTAAGCAAGGTTACCTTCTCGGAGCTAACTACGCTGGCGCCGGTGTTTGGCACCGATAGCGCCCGCCTGCAGCGGGCCGTGCAGGAAGCCTTTGATGAGCCCGTAACCACGGAGCAGGCCAGCGCTATTGTGGCAATCTTCACTTACTAG
- a CDS encoding ferritin-like domain-containing protein codes for MQRRSFFQVAGAAAATSALLLAGCKDNTVTPTEPKLALESGEKGVLTYAYILEQLEAAFYQKVVAAPPTDFSTEEKAIFQQLYEHEVLHREYLGQVLTSLGNTPPANLEFSFTTLPLSTRAGVLEAAQQLEDLGVAAYNGAAKLMNTPLLLTALAKISSVEARHAALVRDLLQPGSFAGADVVATSGDLAGLDDSKTPLQVLVEVNKFSVIQISGAELPTA; via the coding sequence ATGCAGCGTCGTTCTTTCTTTCAGGTGGCCGGGGCGGCCGCCGCAACCTCGGCCCTGCTGCTGGCAGGCTGCAAAGACAATACTGTAACGCCCACCGAGCCCAAACTGGCGCTGGAAAGCGGCGAGAAAGGCGTCCTCACCTACGCTTATATTCTGGAGCAGCTGGAAGCCGCATTCTATCAGAAGGTAGTTGCCGCGCCGCCTACTGATTTCAGCACCGAGGAAAAAGCCATTTTCCAGCAGCTTTACGAGCACGAGGTGTTGCACCGGGAATACCTAGGGCAGGTGCTTACTTCTTTGGGTAATACGCCGCCGGCCAATCTGGAATTCTCGTTTACCACTCTCCCGCTGAGCACCCGCGCCGGCGTACTGGAGGCGGCGCAGCAGCTGGAAGACCTGGGCGTAGCTGCCTACAATGGCGCTGCCAAGCTCATGAACACGCCGCTTTTGCTCACTGCCCTGGCTAAAATTTCTTCCGTGGAAGCCCGGCATGCTGCCCTGGTGCGCGACCTGCTCCAGCCCGGCTCGTTTGCCGGCGCTGATGTGGTAGCCACTTCCGGCGACCTGGCCGGCCTTGATGACAGCAAAACGCCTCTGCAGGTGCTGGTAGAGGTAAATAAGTTCTCCGTCATTCAGATTTCGGGCGCGGAGCTGCCCACGGCTTAA
- a CDS encoding DoxX family protein, giving the protein MRPFPFLPLAQTLVVLRVATAFIFFAHAAVRVSNGTIGQFGDFLNAKGLVYGLPMVWGITAFELGGSVLLALGYFVRSLSAGFIMMLLIGIVLIHASLGWFVGEHGTGGSEYSFLLIIVLWVLAATAEKHPATL; this is encoded by the coding sequence ATGCGGCCGTTCCCGTTTCTTCCTTTAGCCCAAACACTGGTGGTGCTGCGCGTGGCCACGGCGTTTATATTTTTTGCGCACGCCGCGGTTCGGGTGTCCAATGGCACCATCGGCCAGTTCGGCGACTTCCTGAATGCTAAGGGCCTGGTGTACGGCCTCCCCATGGTGTGGGGCATTACGGCTTTCGAATTGGGGGGGAGCGTGCTGCTGGCATTGGGCTATTTCGTGCGGTCCTTGTCGGCGGGCTTTATAATGATGCTGCTAATAGGCATTGTGCTCATTCATGCTTCGCTGGGCTGGTTTGTGGGCGAGCATGGCACCGGCGGCAGTGAGTACAGCTTCCTGCTGATTATAGTGCTGTGGGTGTTGGCCGCCACGGCTGAAAAGCACCCGGCCACCCTATAA